Proteins found in one Oryza glaberrima chromosome 4, OglaRS2, whole genome shotgun sequence genomic segment:
- the LOC127769697 gene encoding uncharacterized protein LOC127769697, with protein MELMAVIIRILALIPDAYRNAEKLPVALITGGAVEAVAAIFLAFFKAPGGLFEHHGKAPFYLYYGILGFVAVFGFAEATAGFCVSGDLAERRAVGKTFLWVSILPLVLVAAFGGFVFMR; from the coding sequence ATGGAGCTCATGGCGGTCATCATCAGGATCTTGGCCCTGATCCCAGACGCATACCGCAACGCGGAGAAGCTCCCGGTGGCGCTGATAacgggcggcgccgtcgaggccgtCGCGGCGATCTTCCTCGCCTTCTTCAAGGCGCCCGGTGGCTTGTTTGAGCACCACGGCAAGGCGCCCTTCTACCTCTACTACGGCATTCTCGGATTCGTGGCGGTATTCGGGTTCGCGGAGGCGACGGCCGGATTCTGCGTTTCCGGCGACCTCGCCGAGCGGCGCGCCGTCGGCAAGACGTTCCTGTGGGTGTCCATCCTGCCTCTCGTCTTGGTCGCTGCGTTTGGAGGCTTCGTCTTCATGAGATAG